In Conger conger chromosome 5, fConCon1.1, whole genome shotgun sequence, the DNA window TTGTTTCCAGTCAGTAACTAAAGGAACACACTTCAAGTGGAGAATGATCGCGCACAATTCAATGTTCAATATTTATTCGTACGTATTCACAATTCAATATTTACTATGCACTTGTGTTATTCGATGTAAGTGTATTATGCGCCAACTTAACATTTGGTTGCGTTACTTCAGCAAGAATTGAGCATTAAATAGGGAAACTTGGTAAGGATGATTTGATTCGGTTCAAATCTGTTTCAGATTTGTACACAAAATATTAGCCATTCCAGGCTTTATTGTTATTTCGCCACGTATTTTACGCACCAGGGTAGGCCTATGCGCAAGCACCACTTCTACAAATTATTTTCTTAGCTGAatcctgtgtatgtgtattttccACGCCAAGCAGCTGGAATGGTTTAAGTACATAAGACCTGATTATTGAGACCTAAGAACTGAAAATTGAGTAGCTTCAATATTTGAAGTGTGTAATATAATAAATTAAGTAGCCtacacataattaaaataattatatttttaaggGCAGAAATTACCATTGTATTGAACAATTAATAACCCGGTGTGTTTTTCTAAATCTCAAAACTAGGCGATTTACAAGTGATATGATACAGTGCTCGCTTGTAAATGGCATAGGCTAAATGTGGCCAATAGCCTACTAAATTTTGGACATTCAATAATGCTTGGTAACTGCATGTGAACATGTAATTTCGCACATCGGCAGCATTTCGAAAAAGTGTGTGCAAAGAAAACAGCCCCGAGTTATTAGGCGACTCGGTGTTATGGAAGTGGTGAAGCTTTGACTCAGATTGGTCGACTTAAATCTCGTGGAAAGCAACGTCAGTCCGCCCGGTTGTTCCATGTGTCCACTTGAGCCTGTTGCGCGCCTGCTCTACCACTGACAATGTTTCAAGACTAAAAGCAAGACACGCTTGCGCGGTTGAGACGGAGACTGCTCCTTGAAGCTTTGacaattttattttcctgttttcaggGAATTACAAACCTGTGATCTCCAATGAAGCATCACCTCCTCTCGTTAAACAACCCGTGAGATTCTGTTCTTTTCAGCCATGAGCTGCTTGGATGTTATGTATCAAGTTTATGGTCCACCACAACCGTATTTTGCAGCAGCGTATAGTCCCTATCATCATCAGGTATGTCATTGCTATGATTCCACTGAAATTTTgtgaatgtataataataattattttaaattattattattattactataattattttttatacttcatGTCCTTGATTTAGTTTTACGAACTATTGATCACGAGGTCTTTTATAAATTTGGGTAATTCTGATGTTAGAGGCGGGATCTAACTTCCCCTCGGGTTTAATTACTTAATCTATTTAAATATATCGTTTATGGTTTTAGTGTATCTTATTATATTGATATGCCTATTGGAATACTGTTATTTCTCACTTAATGTATGctatataaaatgtacattaacaatgaaataattttcaaaCAGTAGCCTATCTACACAAATAACATGGCAATAATATTCATGCTGTTTTTCTTCCTACAACAACTCTTTGGATCCTGCCAGTGGAGATGTAATCAATAAGCATTACGCTTAGGTTAATGAACAATGCAAAGGATctggtttaaaataaattaagttactgtttcaatgttttttgtcGCTATGTTTTTTGAAGTGCCTGTCTTCCAAAGGCATAGACTCATGATGTAAAATCTCCCTTCAAGGTTTTGCCACTTTCTTTAAACCTCTCACAGTCAATATACAAATGTGAGTCCTCGTTTGAACAGAGGGGAggttttcatatttcaaatagTGCGAAAATCTCCCTAAAATGAGGTATGCCATTCCTGCACTCATAGCAAAACCGTCTCAGACATTTCATTGACTGTAATGAATAGAAAAACATTGCAGATTAAAATTGACCTGCCATAAAATTATTATTCCTCCAAAATTCGGAAGTAAACAATTAGTTCCGTAAATGCATATTATGCTTGCAAGGGAAATAAGGGTTACATAAACGTTTTGACATCGTTAAGTGGAGTGCTCTAAATTAATTTAGATGCAAACAGAAGCAATGCAAACAGAAGCTTAATAGTCAGTCTCTGTGCAAAATATAGCCCTCTGCTATGAGGAAATCCATGTAGGAATGCAATTATATAACAACTTAGATCAGAGATAATGAAAGGTTAAAAAAGTTTAACTTAAATAGAGTGTAGGCTTCTCAGTCAAAACAAGTGCAGCGCTTAATTCAAAGCGTAGGCCTACTCACTTgaattttaaaacaatatttgacTCATCGTGATACACACATCATTCGGTAGTTTGTAGATACATACGGGATAGTTTGCGCTAATGTCAGTTGCTGTGTTTTGTTTCAGAAACTAGCGTTTTACTCGAAAATGCAAGAAGCGCAAGAGAGCATCAGCGGAAGCAGTTCGTTTTCAAGCCACTCCGGGCCAACGATCAAGGAAGAGGACTGCGCGCGCGAGAAGGATCTCCCCCCCGAAGCGGAGTACATCAACTCTCGCTGCGTACTCTTCACCTACTTCCAGGGAGACATCAGCTCGGTGGTGGATGAACATTTTAGCCGTGCACTCAGCCAGCCCAGCAGCTACGTCCCCAGTTCCTCCAGTAACAAGTCTGCACGAGGTACTTCTTGGAGAGGTGAGAATGCCACGATGCCTCACCAAATTCCTAGGCGTTCATGCGGGCCATGCGAAATAGGTTTGATACTTCCAGACTGTCAGAGTTGGAAGTTTATTGTCTATCTGTGTGGAGCAATCTGTCAACTTCTGTTTACATAATATTTCTTACGTTTGAAAGTCGGCCACAGAGTTAACAACATGCCACCCAAACCTGCTTTTCTTagataaaacatattttattttacaacgcAATTCTGGAATATTTTCTTACTataccaaattatttttatatagaaTGTTTTAACAAATCTTGGGGAATTGAAACCAAAATGTCAGATATAGCCTAGTATTTGAGGAGTTTGTTCTTATAAGTAATGGtgttaattttttcattttttcatttaaaggtTGTAATGTCAACATTTTATGAATCCGCATGAATTTAATAAAGAAATATAGATTAATGTGGGACTGAAATTAGACTGGTGTGAGAATATgttcatttgtgtttgttttaaaatgtgctctATGGACGATGGTTTCTAATGTAGATGTTAAGAGGCAGCCTCCGTACATAGACAGTACTAtgcgtttttgtttgtttgtttgcttgttttccgTGACTCTCAGTTCTTGCCCTGGCGGCATGTCTTGTGTGCTGGCGATCCATTCGTTTAATTAGGTTAGTTATTTGAGCTGTTAATTAAATAACAATCTGGGTCTGATGCCACTTAATCTTCTATGAGTTATTTGGGAACAAGTCAGGGATCATTATTTGGGAAGAAAGGCAACTTAAAGGGTGTTTCTGTAAGTGtaagtgttttttaattaatctttgccgcaaacacaaatacaatataCTCTTCCATTTTATTAAGGTAATTAGGTGCTAATTAACTATAATGGAGACCACTGTCATTACATTAATTCAGCGGACAGTTATCAgcaatatacagtgtgtgttgaATAAATAGCTTTGCTTTCAGTACAAGTAAAAATGTATGGATGTAGAAAATAGATGCAGGTAACAGTTTTAACAGTCCCACACCAACTCTTGGAAACACTGTGACGAACAgactaataattaataattaaaattataaaacaattttcttcacaaacacagttcaACATGCTTTTAGTTCTGCaatatttactgatttaatgTTTCTGAAGAAGTGTGTGAATCTTCTCCTGCTAGGTCCTTCcctggtgatgggtatgcactttgcactttgttgttcatcgctctggaaaagagcatctgccaaatggcaataatgtaatgtcaaaatgCCCTCAGGAAatactaaattattttttaaagccagAAAGAATGCTACATCACAATGGAATTAATATTCCGCTGGAATTAAATCCTTTTCAGCTCTAAGTAATCGTTGTCATTGAAGTTTGGAAAATGAAAGGAGTTTTCATTATGTTGTGTTACATTGCAATCAAGTAGCAGACACACCGTGAGTCAAAGGAATATAAACAGAAAGCACAAAGACCTGTTTATAATCAATAGACATAATGTTAActgaacaaacaacaatttAGGCCAGGCAAAGATTAAGCCTAGTCATtgactaaattaaattttgGGTGTAGATTCTCCATACAATACTAAGTTAAtctatgtctgtgaaactggctccTTACCCAGCTTTACCTATACAGTTTTCAGGACTAGGAGGGTagtatatgtaaatatgtaatctATGcatttctgtaatgtaatgattcctGCTGATGAGCCACTGTTTGGGTATAAAATCTCACTTGTAAGTAAGGCCCAGGCTCAATATAACTGCGATTCATCCTGGTTTTGTATATAATTCTTCCAAAACATGATGTGATTACTGAAATGAATGGAAAGTGCTGTGTAAGGAATGAAAATAAAGTGCTTACAATATCTTTTCATTGACAGGATACTGTCAGGTTCAAAGGCTCAGAGCGCTGTATGTCAGTTCACTCACCTCCTAGCATCAATGGCACTTAAATAGAAATGAAgcaaaaaatgcttttaaaaatgggtCAGTGCTTAGTTATAGAAAATACACCTTTGGGTGTTTTTTCTCCGAGCAATAAAGTCCAAAGTTGATATGTGCACCGCTGTCTTACCTCGCATTCGGTCCACCTGTGTTTACGGACGTATTCTGATGGTcggtgtgtggctgtgcctgtgtTTACGGACGGTATTCTGATggtcagtgtgtggctgtgcctgtgtttatggaCGATACTGTAACGGACGGTGTGTCACTGTGCCTGTGTTTTCTGACAGTATCGTGACggacagtgtgtctctgtgcctgtgtttacagaTGGTATCATGATGGATGGTGTGTCACTATACCTATGTTTGCGAACAGTATCATGATGGACAGTATGTtgctgtgcctgtgtttatggaCAGTATCCTGACGGAcggtgtgtggctgtgcctgtgtttgcgGACAGTACCGTGACAGAAGGTGTGACACTGTGCCTGTGTTTACGGGCGGTATTGTGACGCCGTATCactgtgcctgtgtttatggaCAGTATCctgacagacagtgtgtggctgtgcctgtgtttacagaTGGTATCATGATGGacggtgtgtctctgtgcctgtgtttacagaTGGTATCGTGACAAacggtgtgtctctgtgcctgcGTTTATGGACGGTATTGTGAAGGACattgtgtctctgtgcctgtgtttgtacgGACGGTATCGTGATGGATGGTGTGTCGCTGTGCCTGCGTTTAAGGATGGTATCCTGATGGCATGTCGCTGTGCTTGTGTTTATGGATGGTACCATGATGGATGGTATGTggctctgcctgtgtttatggacggcgtgtctctgtgcctgtgtttatggaCAGTACCATGATGGAcgatgtgtctctgtgcttgtgtttatgGACAGTACCATGATGGACGACGTGTCGCTGTGCCTGTGTTTACCGACAGCGTGTCACTGTGCCTGTGTTTAAGGACAGTACCGTGAAGGACGGTGTGTCACATTGCCCGTGTTTACGGATGGTATCATCACAGACgttgtgtccctgtgtctgtgtttacggACGGCGTgtccctgtgcctgtgtttacGGATGGTgcgtctctgtgcctgtgttttacGGACGGCgcatctctgtgcctgtgttttacGAACGGCGCgtccctgtgcctgtgtttacGGACGGCgcgtctctgtgcctgtgtttacGGACGGCGCGTCGCTGTGCCTGTGTTCACGTACAGTACCATGCCTGTGTCCACAGACGGATCATTCCCCATGAGTCAGAGGAGCTTCCCGCCCTCCTTCTGGAACAGCGCGTACCAGCCGTCCGTCACAGCCTCTCTGAGCAGCAGCCTGAGCAGCGCCCTGGGGGCCCCGCACACGGAGCTTCCCTTCGGCACGGACCCCTACTCCAGCGCCTCCCTGCACAGCCACCTCCACCAGCCCCCGCCCGAGCCCTGGCACCccgcccaccaccaccaccaccacccctacTCGCTGGGCGGCGCCATCGGGGCGCAGGGCTCAGCCTACCCGCGGCCGGGCGTGCACGAGGTGTACGGCACGCACTTCGACCCCCGCTACGGCTCGCTCCTGGTGCCCTCGGTCCGGCCGCACCGCCTCACGCCCGGCGCCGTGCCCACGCCCGGCGCCCCGCAGTGCGACATCGGCAAGGCCGAGCCCGCCAGCTCGGCTTGGACGGGGGCCTTCACGGGGGCGGCCTCCGACATGGGCCAGGGCCTCAGCCTGAACGTGGATGCAGGTATAACGGATTCCGTCCTGCGTTGCGTCGCGCCCCTATCCTTACTCTTGTAAACTTGCCGGCGCTTGCCTTCGAGATTGTACGAGATTTTGTTCGTCGTTCCAGGTCCATGTCCTTTCCGTGTTGTTCTGTGTTATGTTGCTTCCTAACGTTTTGTTCACCCCGTGTTTACATTTCCAGTGTTAAAGCtcacgtctgaatgtttacaatGACCTTTAATGGACATTGCTGGGATCCATCGACTTCCTGgcttttattttgctttctttACTCTTGTCTTAACACTTTGTTATACCTTCTCAAATTCCAGATcctttacaaataaatactaATTTTACTACATACATTTTACCACCAGCCATGTCATGTTTCTACCACAATTGTAGACAACACAGAATACTTAAAATACTACCACTCGACTGCAGTGTTGGTCCGAAGCTctgagaaatacattttagcaAGCTctagtttttttagttttagctTCTTGTGTCAATAATTCCAATTAACACTTAAGTGTTGTTctgctgttattattataattattagtagtagtcgAACTAGTGAATGCCCTTTAATGAACATTACCCATGGTTATCATGTCAATCATGGTATCATGTgaaaggtaatgtcagtgtggCTGCAGTTAGATTTCTTCACTCTGTTTTTCTATCCCTGGCTTACGCCGTCACATTCTTCTGCTATGTGCCTTCCTACTTCTAGAAGCAAGCTGTATGATTTCCTCCTCCTAATCTTTATTTCTTGctcttttcctccctccctttctctccctcgctctctctctctctctctcacactttatttctctctctctcttcctgtctctctttctcccccaggATTGCAGGCCCAGGATAAGAGCAAGGACTTGTACTGGTTTTAGAAATCTGCAGCTTCTTCCCGCCCTTGGCAggcctctgtgtttctctgcctGGTAGACATTGACAGACCCTTTCTGTAACAGATTCTAATCTCGCTTACAGCTCGACGCTACACTCTTTGTGGTGGGACCCTCCTGAGCTGAAATTCCGATTCTCTGGGCACCCTCCACTAGCGGGATGGATAAAAGAGTCTCTCCAACCAGGACAgagccagagaaagagagagagggagaaagaaagagagaaagaaagagagagcaaggggaAGCGGCAATGGGACTCAAAAGAACAGCTTTTCAGCGACTCGTGGTGGCGTTGCTGACTCTTGGGCTTTCAGCCTTTCCAGAGAAAGACCTGAtatgagaaaagaaaagcttGCCTTGGCCCCGCTCTCTACAACacacatgtttaaaaaaaagactatttttgtgtgaaaatgatgTTGCAACCTGCAGGGAGACTACGGTCAGTAACTGAAGTTTTGAATTTAGACTTCAATCTTTGTTGTTATTTTCAGAGCTGcagggttttctttttctttctttttttttaaaggaactgATAATTGATTATCTGGAGAGATGAGTCTTTTCTATCGTGACTGAAGTGAGCACAGGCTATTTGAAGCCTCTTGACTCTATATTGCTCCCTTGCAGCTGTCAGTGACAACTGTTCTCCAACTGAACAGTCATGCAGTCATGGTGTTACCGCACTGAGTCTGACCAAACAAGTGCTCTGAACTTCGTACAAGGAGCATTTTGTCAAATCTGGACCCCCACCTACGAAGAACAACTGCTCTGTgcacccggggggggggggggggggactaactGTGGACCCGCAATCCCCGTCTAGCTCCctcgctgtgtgtgcgtgtgtgtgtttgtgtgtgtccgtctgtgtgtgatccacccccccccctgctggtCTTTCACAAGACACTGAAAGAGGAGATCATTGTAACTGTGCAGATCCATACCATAGGTTTAAAGATCGTAAAGATCTGTACCGTAGGTTTTTCTCAGCCATTGTCAGTGCAGTCTGTGGAAAGTCATGCAGTTAACTAAGTTTTTTTGAATGTCAACATATTAATATATTGCCAAATaaagtattatttttgttttggataCAGTCCTGTTGTAAATGTTATGTACTGTTTGCCTATCTGCCTGTGGATATAAAAGAATGGGACAGTGTTATTAAAGTTTAGAACGCGGTTCAACCAAGACTTGATCATTTCTTCATAGAAGCAAACCCGACATTCAACAGCTGAGCCAtggaattgttttgtttctcatgaTAGAAAATTACTAATATTCTTATACTCAGATGAGATTTTTCAATTACTGACTTGAAATTAAGACCAGGATTAGACATTGCATGTGTCTGTTTAATGGGCAAACAAATGTGTTGAACAGAGATTGCCTCAATATTTaaccaacagaaaaaaacatttttttaagaaagaaaGCTTTTGAGTGACTGCATTTATTTCTTGTACAACACTTCcatgttcatatttattttgccagtattatttctttgtgaaatactctcaataTCTCTGATTTTCAATTTGTTACTATTTCAGTGCTTCATTTTATGCATCCCTTTCGTAGTACAGACTGgaacacacaattaacatgtagTGTGTCATTGGAGCATTGTGTgtcttatattattattattattattattattattattattattattcatattaatataattattatcataTATAATTATGTTGTGATCAAAGATCAAGGACATTGCTCTTCATTTGTGTATGTTGTCAAGGTTATATTGCTGACTCCATAATGTGCACATTAGAATAACAGCGTATCAGTAAAAGTTGTTTAGTAAgggaaacatgaaaaaaaaaaatgaaaaaaactgtgACCAAACCACCATGTGTTCTCTGTCTCAGTtagctgacccccccccccccccctcgtgcTCCATAGTTTAATACTGGACAGCTGTAGATTAATGTCAAGTCCTGACAAACTTGATGAAGGACAAGAGACGTTGTGGTTGGAAGAAATGCTTCCTTCACATTTTAGAAAGAGAAGGAAACAATGGCGTCTATTCATGAAGAGAGTCAGAGCAGTACTTATACTGACAGTTCTACAACTCCCACAAAAACTCACTTTACAAACCACCTGTACAGTGAGCTTAtcttataaaaacataaatgagcACTGTCGTTAATATCTTAAGCTACTAGTTAAGATAAGCTACTAGTTAAATATTCTAAATGTTGTAATAAAATTGTTAGCGCAGCAATTTAACATGCTGTTCCTTACCTGTACTATGGTCAGTACCTGGACATAGAAAAGCTGGTATGATTTTCATTACCTCTTTCAGACAAAAATAGCTTCACCCAAAGCCACAGATGTATTGGAATCTTGTTTGTGGATTGTAACAAATCACACTTTAAATTCAAGTTGTTGAAAACAgttaaatattttgaattgaattgaagagCTCAAATTCACACAGTCCATTTTATCCACATAGTCCAGTATGTACATCAGCTAAGCTGGTATGTGTTTTATTGCGTGCACTTTGTCTTTGTATCCTTTATTACTATATGTGCGATGTTTTAAGGGGAATGGTTACCTTACCATTGCATTCTAGGAACTAGAATCACACAGGAACAAAGTCTGAGGTGTTCCTTTTGGTTTAGATGAAACATCAATGAATGCCAGTATTTCCATATAACATAAATATCTTCAGGGGTTAAGGCCACTGCTTATACTGGGTTTGAAGGCtagtgaaaaaaagaagaagttatAATTGggtttatacagtatatctgccTGCCCACATATTTCTTTGGGTGAACACATGCtgaattttgtgaatgaaagacATTTCTGAAGTAAATTGTGATTTTCCAGCTTTAAAATTTGCtcatttggatgaaatatgcATCTCATAATAGTATTCTTGGCTTGTCTCGATAGGTGAACCATTTTTAGTTaattatggaaccctctatggtAGGTGTGAAACAAGTAAAAACTCCCAGATTTAAGCATTTGGCCCAACAAAAAGCCCTTGAAGAACTGGATAGAGTTTCTCTGTGGAACCCTTTCTTCTGATACTGTACCTTTTGAACCAAGATAAGGAACAACATATTAATTTTGTGGTTATTCTTTAGTGTAGACCTCCTGTATATTTGCTGAGTTTAATACACTCATTGACTGAAGCATATTCAGTAAATGAGTAGTTAATTAGCATTACAGAAAGTGTTTGTGCTTTATTGCTTTCTGCTGATGTAATGTCCTGTATTTGAAACCCACATTTGATACGTACAAGGAAACCTAAATTGCCTTCTTGTCCCAATTACTCCTTGGTGACACAAACCATTTTAACACATAGAAACTATTTTAAATCCTTCCTTTCTCAGGGGCCCGACGGATGCCATGCGATCATGTACCCCGTGCCATCTAAAGACCCCTTCACGGCCTCAGTGGGAGAGAAAGCATAAACAGAGCCAGGCTTTGCACTTGTGTGCTTACCTCACCATTAAATATAGAAGATAATGATGAGCTGTGCTGCAATTATATTGCATATTAACGTTTTATTTGCAGGCTGCTACTTCATGGTTGTGTGAGGTAACCTACGGGCATTTGGACAATCACTGAGAGTAGCTATATTTAATTTACCCATGTTGGGAAAGCCCTACTGATACAAGAGAACAGACTaatcttagtcctggactaaacaagagttttgtatggagaatctccattcaaaatgacattttgccAGGGACTaagtttaatctgtgtctgtgaaaatggCCCTACGACATCAAGAGgcatattaaatacaaaatacaatgcTTTATAGGCTGTTAAAGCATAAAAAACAGGGTTGATTCATCCTCATATCGACCAGGCTGAAGACATATGCTCGTGGCTGTTCAAAACGACGAAGAGGCCATTTGTTAGCAATATATCTTGTCGCATAGCCTGTGCGAGTGAAAGGCCGCCCACTGACTTGCGTTCTCCACAAGTTGCAACACTGCCTCCGTTCTCCCTGGTAGCGAGGTTGACTTTCTGCCACCTTGTGTGCAACGGGGGCTTAGTTTCAGCCGCGGCGCTGCCAGCCCTGGAGACGGAACATGGAAAATGGACACCCGATAGCCGACCGTTTCCCCGGCAGGAATATTTGTGAAGTTAACGCATAATCTGAAAGCAGGAGCTCATAAATTGTGTGGTGCTAATTGGAGCTAGAACGGCGCTGTCAATCACATTATACTAAAAACACACAGGCCCTCCTGTCCTAATATGGAGTGGGAGTCTGAGTCCTGGAGCCAGTTGTCACCATGCGTGCCCTTCAGCGAGGGGGACAATCAAGCGTTCGCCCAGGTCAGGTCCAGCGGAGTTTATTAAAGGAAGAATATCAATTATCTTGTTGTCATGCATGCTAATTCCTTTAGCTTCGCAGTGCTCTTTTGCTTTAATTGCAGACGTACTTTGAAGCTAGCATCGAATTGTGACTTTAGACATGATAAGTTAGGTGCTTCTTTTAACATGCaaaaggaaaatacatttaaaactttattttgttCTCACATTGCTAATATAAAATCAtaggattgttttttttgtctgtttgtttgacaaCATTACTATTTGTTATTACACTGGTCTCATAAATAGAAAAATTTGGTCATTCACTCTGGGTACTCTAAAAATAAAGTACTTGTTTTCTGATCAGTGATTTTGAAATGTCAGtatttaatttcatatattatttcgtatataaaatattcatatacataatgtaaaattatattttgggaACCAATAACACTTAGCATTTTCATTGGATTGAATCAGAGGCCTGTCTCTCACCACATTTGGCGTGTGTT includes these proteins:
- the vgll2a gene encoding transcription cofactor vestigial-like protein 2a isoform X1; translated protein: MSCLDVMYQVYGPPQPYFAAAYSPYHHQKLAFYSKMQEAQESISGSSSFSSHSGPTIKEEDCAREKDLPPEAEYINSRCVLFTYFQGDISSVVDEHFSRALSQPSSYVPSSSSNKSARGTSWRDGSFPMSQRSFPPSFWNSAYQPSVTASLSSSLSSALGAPHTELPFGTDPYSSASLHSHLHQPPPEPWHPAHHHHHHPYSLGGAIGAQGSAYPRPGVHEVYGTHFDPRYGSLLVPSVRPHRLTPGAVPTPGAPQCDIGKAEPASSAWTGAFTGAASDMGQGLSLNVDAGLQAQDKSKDLYWF
- the vgll2a gene encoding transcription cofactor vestigial-like protein 2a isoform X2 is translated as MSCLDVMYQVYGPPQPYFAAAYSPYHHQKLAFYSKMQEAQESISGSSSFSSHSGPTIKEEDCAREKDLPPEAEYINSRCVLFTYFQGDISSVVDEHFSRALSQPSSYVPSSSSNKSARGTSWRDGSFPMSQRSFPPSFWNSAYQPSVTASLSSSLSSALGAPHTELPFGTDPYSSASLHSHLHQPPPEPWHPAHHHHHHPYSLGGAIGAQGSAYPRPGVHEVYGTHFDPRYGSLLVPSVRPHRLTPGAVPTPGAPQCDIGKAEPASSAWTGAFTGAASDMGQGLSLNVDAARRYTLCGGTLLS